One window from the genome of Sphaerotilus microaerophilus encodes:
- a CDS encoding Rieske 2Fe-2S domain-containing protein, whose product MSDALDYLVKARPDAVGHYFAFLKACGTHLDPKTRNLISVITKVHAQTERGLRQYLKRALREGCTPMEVLDALLMAFPTLGLAKIIWAVDIILAMDLPGFHPDALKGAAPAAPAAAAVPVATTLPAAEPTWHDLLATKELAVGESRRLECAGRAVFIHRATQRAWRVYDSLCPHQATHIPHLGLQGDTLTCPKHEWQFDLRSGACTAKGDQPLRQWPSKVEKGRLLAQW is encoded by the coding sequence ATGAGTGACGCCCTCGACTACCTCGTGAAAGCCCGGCCCGATGCGGTTGGCCACTACTTTGCCTTCCTGAAGGCCTGCGGCACCCACCTCGACCCGAAGACGCGCAACCTCATCAGCGTCATCACCAAGGTGCACGCGCAGACCGAGCGGGGCCTGCGCCAGTACCTGAAGCGTGCGCTTCGCGAAGGCTGCACGCCGATGGAGGTGCTCGACGCGCTGCTGATGGCCTTCCCGACCCTCGGCCTGGCGAAGATCATCTGGGCGGTCGACATCATCCTGGCGATGGATCTGCCGGGCTTCCATCCCGATGCGCTGAAGGGCGCCGCACCCGCTGCTCCCGCTGCTGCGGCCGTGCCCGTGGCGACGACCCTACCCGCGGCCGAGCCGACCTGGCACGACCTGCTGGCGACGAAGGAGCTCGCGGTGGGCGAGAGCCGCCGCCTGGAGTGCGCTGGCCGGGCCGTGTTCATCCACCGTGCCACGCAGCGCGCCTGGCGCGTCTACGACAGCCTCTGCCCGCACCAGGCCACCCACATCCCGCACCTGGGGCTGCAGGGCGACACGCTGACCTGCCCGAAGCACGAGTGGCAATTCGACCTGCGCAGCGGCGCCTGCACCGCCAAGGGTGACCAGCCGCTGCGCCAGTGGCCCAGCAAGGTCGAGAAGGGCCGCCTGCTGGCGCAGTGGTGA